A genome region from Marinobacter panjinensis includes the following:
- a CDS encoding phosphotransferase produces MSTKPDLVDVLPAHKFDEPRLLEWLQQALPDFGSRMEVRQFQGGQSNPTFLLDTDSGQYVLRKKPSGKTLPSAHMVEREYKVMRALSEHTDVPVPITRALCEDSSIIGTPFYVMDYLEGRIVSHPALRALDRSERMPAHLSAIDTLAALHSVDVNQVGLGDYGRPEGYVARQVSRWTKQYLAAKTDDMPAMDKLMEWLPENLPSTDECAIAHGDYRFGNLMLAPDKPEVIAILDWELSTLGHPLADLAYYCLPYHLPSDMEGMRGLQGEDLEALGIPDEQETIARYCQQSGRDGIADWHVFLSFSLFRLAAIVQGVYARALQGNAANADALQVGKRASLLAEAGWRIASEGERS; encoded by the coding sequence ATGAGCACTAAACCCGATCTGGTAGACGTCCTGCCAGCCCACAAGTTTGACGAGCCCCGACTCCTGGAATGGCTTCAACAGGCGCTGCCTGATTTTGGTAGCCGCATGGAGGTCAGGCAGTTCCAGGGCGGGCAGTCCAACCCTACATTCCTGCTGGACACCGACAGTGGCCAATATGTGCTGCGTAAAAAGCCGTCGGGGAAAACCCTTCCCTCTGCCCACATGGTGGAACGGGAATACAAGGTCATGCGTGCGCTGTCCGAACACACAGATGTGCCAGTGCCGATAACCCGGGCACTGTGTGAGGACAGTAGCATTATCGGCACACCGTTCTACGTCATGGACTATCTGGAAGGCCGTATTGTCAGCCATCCGGCGCTACGGGCACTGGATCGTTCAGAACGAATGCCCGCTCATCTGTCCGCCATCGATACCCTGGCGGCGTTGCATTCGGTGGATGTTAATCAGGTCGGCCTTGGGGATTATGGTCGTCCGGAAGGCTATGTGGCACGGCAGGTGTCCCGGTGGACCAAACAGTATCTGGCGGCGAAAACCGACGATATGCCAGCCATGGATAAACTCATGGAGTGGTTGCCGGAAAACCTGCCTTCCACCGACGAGTGTGCCATCGCCCATGGTGACTACCGTTTTGGCAATCTGATGCTCGCTCCGGACAAACCCGAGGTCATTGCGATTCTGGATTGGGAACTCTCTACGCTCGGGCACCCGCTGGCGGATCTGGCCTACTACTGTCTGCCCTATCACCTGCCTTCGGATATGGAAGGCATGCGCGGGCTTCAGGGTGAAGATCTGGAAGCATTGGGCATTCCCGACGAGCAGGAAACCATCGCCCGGTACTGTCAGCAGAGCGGCCGTGACGGCATTGCCGACTGGCACGTTTTCCTGTCGTTTTCGCTGTTCCGGCTCGCGGCCATCGTGCAGGGGGTCTATGCCCGGGCGTTGCAGGGCAACGCCGCCAACGCCGACGCCCTGCAGGTTGGCAAGCGGGCCAGCCTGCTGGCGGAGGCTGGCTGGCGGATTGCCAGTGAGGGGGAGCGATCATGA
- the surE gene encoding 5'/3'-nucleotidase SurE, whose product MNEPMVKRILITNDDGINAPGLKVLEQIARNLAEEVWVVAPEHDRSGAGQSISIHDPLRVYEQGDKRYAVSGTPADCVLYSLAQWFGETPPDLVLSGVNCGANISDSVQYSGTVGAVLSAEHMGIPAIALSQAFLSREGVDWSPVSAFGESVVRQLWQPGQSFAWNVNFPACEAAAISQARWCKQSNGSIQRARLLAGQDARSLPYWWLGFDRSSRHIVAPDEDVSVLRDKAVAITPLRHREPLPGGTEVFDLAATAAH is encoded by the coding sequence ATGAACGAGCCTATGGTCAAGCGCATCCTGATCACCAACGACGACGGCATCAACGCGCCGGGTCTGAAGGTGCTGGAGCAGATCGCCCGTAATCTGGCCGAGGAAGTCTGGGTGGTGGCGCCGGAGCACGACCGCAGTGGTGCCGGCCAGAGTATCTCCATACATGATCCGTTACGGGTGTATGAGCAGGGCGACAAGCGCTATGCGGTCTCCGGCACGCCGGCGGACTGTGTGCTGTATTCGCTGGCCCAGTGGTTCGGGGAGACGCCGCCGGATCTGGTGCTGTCCGGAGTGAACTGCGGCGCCAATATCAGTGACTCGGTGCAGTATTCCGGCACCGTGGGTGCGGTGCTGAGTGCCGAGCACATGGGCATTCCCGCCATAGCACTTAGCCAGGCTTTTTTGAGTCGGGAGGGCGTGGACTGGTCGCCGGTCTCGGCCTTCGGAGAGTCGGTGGTGCGCCAATTGTGGCAGCCGGGACAGAGCTTCGCCTGGAATGTGAATTTCCCGGCCTGCGAGGCGGCGGCGATCAGCCAGGCACGTTGGTGCAAGCAGTCCAACGGTTCGATCCAGCGCGCCCGCCTGCTGGCGGGGCAGGATGCCCGCAGCCTGCCGTACTGGTGGCTGGGGTTTGATCGCAGCTCCCGCCACATTGTGGCGCCTGATGAAGACGTCAGCGTGCTGCGGGACAAGGCCGTTGCTATTACGCCATTGCGCCACCGGGAGCCTCTGCCCGGTGGCACCGAAGTTTTTGATCTGGCCGCCACGGCGGCTCACTGA
- a CDS encoding branched-chain amino acid ABC transporter permease, with protein MFKFASLLMTPAAKYLMLAFAVLFPFFAANEYQVYVMATAFVWAIAVYGLNIITGFCGQLNLAHGGFFAIGAYTLGLLTADFGWSFWPAFLGALVMTAVLGFLVGIVSLRLKEHYFAIFTLCVGFIIYLLIDKWEELTHGAIGVRDIAAPYGFGLVDFTETTPFYYLVLVFLVFAIWFMGRLSKSLLGRTFIAIRNGDELAQSLGINLMRNKVLAFVLSTTYAGLAGALYAGMVRFIGPEEANVQHTFDMITYLLVGGIGTIMGPLLGTIGLVWITQSLQFLEEYRMIIFGPLLVLLVIFFPRGITGSFLTWMHRKSQALAPAKKRQESKVATAQNREAESNA; from the coding sequence ATGTTCAAATTCGCATCCCTGCTGATGACGCCAGCTGCCAAATACCTGATGCTGGCCTTCGCTGTTCTGTTCCCGTTTTTCGCGGCGAATGAGTACCAGGTGTACGTGATGGCCACCGCTTTTGTCTGGGCCATTGCCGTATACGGCCTCAACATCATCACCGGCTTCTGCGGCCAGCTGAACCTGGCCCACGGCGGTTTCTTTGCCATCGGCGCCTACACGCTGGGCCTGCTGACCGCCGACTTTGGCTGGAGCTTCTGGCCCGCGTTCCTGGGCGCCTTGGTGATGACGGCAGTGCTGGGATTCCTGGTGGGTATTGTCTCACTGCGCCTGAAAGAGCACTACTTCGCCATCTTCACGCTGTGTGTGGGCTTCATCATCTACCTACTCATCGACAAGTGGGAAGAGCTGACCCACGGCGCCATCGGCGTCCGTGACATTGCCGCACCCTACGGCTTCGGTCTGGTGGATTTCACCGAGACCACGCCATTCTACTACCTGGTGCTGGTCTTCCTGGTGTTCGCCATCTGGTTCATGGGGCGGCTGTCGAAATCCCTGCTGGGCCGCACCTTTATCGCCATCCGCAACGGCGACGAGCTGGCCCAGTCCCTGGGTATCAACCTGATGCGCAATAAGGTCCTGGCATTTGTCCTGTCCACCACCTATGCCGGCCTGGCGGGTGCCCTGTATGCCGGCATGGTGCGCTTCATCGGCCCGGAAGAGGCCAATGTCCAGCATACGTTCGATATGATTACTTACCTACTGGTGGGCGGTATCGGCACCATTATGGGGCCGCTGCTGGGAACCATCGGTCTCGTGTGGATTACCCAGTCACTGCAGTTCCTGGAAGAGTACCGGATGATCATTTTCGGGCCGCTGCTGGTGCTGCTGGTGATCTTCTTCCCTCGGGGTATTACCGGTTCTTTCCTGACCTGGATGCACCGCAAGTCCCAGGCACTCGCTCCCGCGAAAAAGCGACAGGAGAGCAAGGTAGCTACCGCACAGAACCGGGAGGCAGAGAGCAATGCTTAA
- a CDS encoding ABC transporter ATP-binding protein — protein MLKVEHLTRMFGGLAAVNDVSVEFETGKINAIIGPNGAGKSTFFNLISGLHQPTSGRILLDGVDVTRLPSDQVARLGVGRTFQTTNLFEQATVLDNLIVGHRLRTRSGLWDVLINSKRLQREEKAAREKAMEALEFVGLAHVAGQFIADITQEERKRVAFALALATDPKLVLLDEPAAGINPEETVGFAALMRKMVDEKGLTVCLIEHKMDMIMSLADKIMVLDHGEKIAEGSPEEVRNNPVVIEAYLGGDEDAAA, from the coding sequence ATGCTTAAGGTAGAACATCTGACCAGAATGTTTGGCGGCCTGGCGGCGGTGAACGACGTGTCGGTTGAGTTCGAGACCGGCAAGATCAACGCCATCATCGGCCCTAATGGTGCCGGCAAGAGCACCTTCTTTAACCTGATCTCGGGCCTGCACCAGCCCACCTCGGGCCGTATCCTGCTGGACGGCGTGGACGTGACCAGGCTGCCCAGCGATCAGGTAGCAAGGCTGGGCGTGGGTCGTACCTTCCAGACCACCAACCTGTTCGAGCAGGCCACCGTGCTGGACAACCTGATCGTGGGGCATCGACTGCGCACCCGATCCGGACTGTGGGACGTGCTGATCAACAGTAAACGCCTGCAGCGGGAAGAAAAAGCCGCGCGGGAGAAGGCCATGGAAGCTCTCGAATTTGTCGGCCTCGCCCATGTGGCCGGCCAGTTCATCGCCGATATCACCCAGGAAGAACGCAAACGGGTGGCCTTTGCGCTGGCGCTGGCGACAGATCCGAAGCTCGTGCTGCTGGACGAGCCGGCGGCCGGTATCAATCCGGAAGAGACCGTCGGTTTCGCCGCCCTGATGCGCAAGATGGTGGATGAGAAAGGCCTGACCGTGTGCCTGATCGAGCACAAGATGGACATGATCATGAGCCTGGCGGACAAGATCATGGTGTTGGACCACGGCGAGAAGATCGCCGAGGGCAGCCCGGAGGAAGTGCGCAACAATCCGGTGGTGATCGAGGCCTATCTGGGAGGTGACGAAGATGCTGCAGCTTGA
- a CDS encoding acyl-CoA dehydrogenase family protein, with the protein MFELSDKAKELQAQLHEFMDAHIYPNEHKHHEQVEQAENRWAPVPIIEELKVKAKAAGLWNLFLPESEFGAGLTNYEYAHLCEVMGRSAMAPEVFNCSAPDTGNMETIARYGNKEQQDKWLKPLLDGEIRSCFSMTEPDVASSDATNIACEIRRDGDEYVINGKKWWSSGAMTTTSKIAIVMGKTNPDAEKHQQQSMILVPLDTPGVKMIRSLTVFGYDHAPHGHAEIHYENVRVPVENLLLGEGRGFEIAQGRLGPGRIHHCMRTIGVAERALELMCKRANAREAFGKPLSSFDSIRKDIARSRIEIEQARLLTLKAAHMMDTVGNKVARQEIAMIKVIAPSMALKVLDRAIQVHGGAGVSQDTFLAEAWAKVRTLRLADGPDEVHLDSVAKIELRQYR; encoded by the coding sequence GCTGGGCTCCGGTACCGATCATCGAGGAACTGAAGGTCAAGGCCAAGGCGGCCGGCCTGTGGAACCTGTTCCTGCCGGAAAGCGAATTCGGTGCCGGCCTGACCAACTACGAATACGCCCATCTGTGTGAAGTGATGGGGCGCTCCGCCATGGCGCCGGAAGTGTTCAACTGCTCCGCGCCGGACACCGGCAACATGGAAACCATCGCCCGTTACGGCAATAAAGAGCAGCAGGACAAGTGGCTGAAGCCCCTGCTCGACGGCGAAATCCGATCGTGCTTCTCGATGACCGAGCCGGATGTGGCCTCTTCGGATGCTACCAATATTGCCTGTGAAATCCGCCGTGATGGTGATGAGTACGTAATCAATGGCAAAAAGTGGTGGTCTTCAGGCGCCATGACCACCACGTCGAAGATCGCCATCGTGATGGGTAAGACCAATCCGGACGCGGAGAAGCACCAGCAGCAATCGATGATCCTGGTGCCGCTGGACACGCCGGGGGTGAAAATGATTCGTTCGCTGACGGTGTTCGGTTACGACCATGCGCCTCACGGCCACGCCGAGATCCATTACGAGAACGTGCGGGTGCCGGTGGAGAACCTTCTGTTGGGCGAGGGGCGTGGTTTCGAAATCGCCCAGGGTCGCCTGGGGCCGGGCCGTATCCACCACTGTATGCGCACCATTGGTGTGGCGGAGCGCGCGCTGGAGTTGATGTGCAAGCGTGCGAATGCCCGTGAAGCCTTTGGCAAGCCGCTGTCCAGCTTTGATTCCATCCGCAAGGACATTGCCCGCAGCAGGATCGAGATTGAACAGGCGCGGCTGCTGACTCTGAAGGCGGCGCACATGATGGACACCGTCGGTAACAAGGTGGCCCGTCAGGAAATTGCGATGATCAAGGTGATCGCACCGAGTATGGCGTTGAAGGTGCTGGATCGTGCCATTCAGGTTCACGGTGGTGCCGGTGTGTCCCAGGACACCTTCCTGGCCGAAGCCTGGGCCAAGGTGCGGACCCTGCGGCTGGCGGACGGTCCTGATGAGGTGCATCTGGATTCCGTTGCCAAGATTGAGCTTCGTCAGTATCGCTAA
- a CDS encoding ABC transporter ATP-binding protein — MLQLDHVDVCYGSFKALTDISMIVDTGELVVLLGANGAGKTSLFNAISGLVKPTAGDIRFEDKQLNGMKASAIVASGVVQCAEGRKLFPQMSVMQNLMMGAYVHRRDRQGNRKRLNEVLELFPILADKANEEAGSLSGGQQQMVAIGRALMSRPRLLMLDEPSLGLAPLVVRQVFETIRQINSLGTTVLLAEQNAFAALKIAHRAYVMENGHLVMEGDREAMLGNEQVRKAYIGA; from the coding sequence ATGCTGCAGCTTGATCATGTGGATGTCTGCTACGGCAGCTTCAAGGCCCTGACCGATATATCCATGATCGTGGACACCGGCGAACTGGTCGTGCTTCTGGGAGCCAATGGCGCCGGTAAAACCAGCCTGTTCAACGCCATCAGTGGATTGGTGAAGCCGACCGCCGGTGACATCCGTTTCGAAGACAAGCAGCTCAATGGCATGAAAGCCAGCGCCATTGTCGCCAGCGGCGTGGTGCAGTGTGCCGAGGGGCGCAAGCTGTTCCCGCAGATGAGCGTGATGCAGAACCTGATGATGGGCGCTTACGTGCACCGCCGTGACCGCCAGGGTAACAGGAAGCGCCTTAATGAGGTGCTGGAGCTGTTTCCGATTCTGGCGGACAAGGCTAATGAGGAGGCGGGCTCACTGTCCGGCGGTCAGCAGCAGATGGTGGCCATCGGTCGCGCGCTGATGAGTCGGCCACGGCTGCTGATGCTGGATGAACCATCCCTGGGCCTGGCTCCATTAGTGGTCCGGCAGGTGTTCGAAACCATCAGGCAGATCAATAGCCTGGGCACAACCGTATTGCTGGCTGAGCAGAATGCCTTTGCCGCCCTGAAAATTGCCCACCGCGCTTACGTTATGGAAAACGGCCACCTGGTGATGGAAGGCGACCGGGAAGCGATGCTTGGCAATGAACAGGTTCGCAAGGCGTATATCGGGGCCTGA
- a CDS encoding SDR family NAD(P)-dependent oxidoreductase yields MTNPLFDMTGKVALITGSTKGIGRSIAEEMARLGAKVVISSRKADACEEVANELKAQGYEAIAIPCHVGKKEELQNLVDKTNEAWGTIDVLVCNAATNPVYGTTAEMTDDAWDKIMDTNVKGTFWLTNMVLPQMAEKGEGAVVLLSSIAGIRGNTTIGTYGVSKAAEAALARNLAVEWGPKGIRVNSIAPGLIKTDFAKALWEDPVRVKRAEDKTPLRRIGEPVDIAGLAVFLSTKASAYITGQVIVADGGETIC; encoded by the coding sequence ATGACTAATCCGCTTTTTGATATGACCGGAAAAGTCGCACTGATCACCGGTTCCACCAAAGGCATCGGCCGTTCTATCGCCGAAGAAATGGCCCGCCTGGGTGCCAAAGTCGTTATTTCCAGCCGCAAGGCCGACGCCTGTGAAGAGGTGGCCAACGAGCTGAAAGCACAGGGCTACGAGGCCATCGCCATTCCCTGCCACGTGGGCAAGAAAGAAGAACTGCAGAACCTGGTGGACAAGACCAACGAAGCCTGGGGCACCATCGACGTATTGGTGTGCAATGCCGCCACCAACCCGGTCTACGGCACCACCGCCGAAATGACCGACGACGCCTGGGACAAGATCATGGACACCAACGTCAAAGGCACGTTCTGGCTGACCAACATGGTGCTGCCGCAGATGGCCGAGAAAGGTGAAGGCGCGGTCGTGTTGTTGTCCAGCATCGCGGGTATCCGTGGCAACACCACCATCGGTACCTACGGCGTGTCCAAAGCCGCTGAAGCAGCGCTGGCAAGAAACCTGGCTGTGGAATGGGGGCCGAAAGGCATTCGCGTCAACAGTATCGCCCCTGGCCTGATCAAAACCGATTTTGCCAAGGCCCTTTGGGAAGACCCGGTTCGCGTCAAACGCGCCGAAGACAAGACCCCACTCAGGCGAATCGGCGAGCCGGTGGACATTGCCGGCCTGGCGGTCTTTCTTTCAACAAAGGCCAGTGCATACATCACCGGCCAGGTCATTGTGGCCGACGGTGGCGAAACAATTTGTTAG
- a CDS encoding long-chain fatty acid--CoA ligase, whose protein sequence is MTFTRHYAVWPKELPKSMALPQTSVFTNLEISARRYPDRTAIIFYDAPMTYSRLFREVETMAGYLQAQGVAKGDRVLLYMQNSPQYVISYYAILRADAVVIPINPMNRSAELEHYVADTGASVCLAGQELAGFIAPLLEITDLNHIVVASYGTYISPDTDLELPAEVAAPAWSQEIAGVVSWEQALATDYTPSAHTAVPDDLAVIPYSSGTTGAPKGCMHTHRSVMATAVHRAFWNLSTANTVQLATLPFFHVTGMTGSMNSPIYSGSTTVIMTRWNRTTAARLIERYQVTGWTNIVTMAVDFLSNPDIGQYDLTSLNTIGGGGAAMPESVAAKLKTMTGLDYIEGYGLSETMAATHINPSNHPKPQCLGIPVFDVDSRIIDVETLEEKGPGEVGEIVSNGPQVTLGYWNRPAETELAFVELDGKRFFRTGDLAYYDEEGYFFMVDRVKRMINASGYKVWPSEVEGLMYRHPGIHEVCIISSPHPKRGETVKACIVLTPEADGTTSEADIISWCKENMAVYKVPEIIEFVDELPKSPTGKLMWRALQEEEWKAKG, encoded by the coding sequence ATGACATTTACACGCCATTACGCCGTTTGGCCAAAAGAACTGCCCAAAAGCATGGCGCTGCCCCAGACCAGCGTGTTTACCAATCTGGAAATCTCTGCGCGGCGTTACCCGGATCGCACCGCGATCATTTTCTACGATGCACCGATGACCTACAGCCGTCTTTTCCGGGAAGTGGAGACGATGGCAGGGTATCTGCAGGCCCAGGGCGTTGCAAAAGGCGACCGGGTGCTGCTGTACATGCAGAACTCCCCCCAGTATGTGATTTCCTACTACGCCATCCTGCGTGCGGATGCCGTTGTGATTCCGATCAACCCGATGAACCGGTCGGCGGAGCTGGAGCATTACGTGGCGGATACCGGTGCCAGTGTCTGCCTGGCGGGTCAGGAGCTGGCCGGCTTTATTGCCCCCCTGCTGGAAATCACCGATCTCAACCACATAGTGGTGGCCTCCTATGGTACCTACATCAGCCCGGACACCGATCTGGAACTGCCGGCGGAAGTCGCCGCTCCGGCCTGGTCACAGGAGATAGCCGGTGTGGTCAGCTGGGAGCAGGCGCTGGCGACGGATTATACCCCTTCAGCCCACACCGCCGTCCCGGACGATCTTGCCGTTATTCCCTACAGCTCCGGAACCACCGGCGCGCCCAAGGGCTGCATGCACACCCATCGCAGCGTGATGGCCACCGCCGTGCACCGGGCGTTCTGGAACCTGAGCACGGCCAATACGGTGCAGCTGGCCACCTTGCCGTTCTTCCACGTCACCGGTATGACCGGCTCCATGAACAGTCCCATCTACAGCGGTTCCACCACGGTCATCATGACCCGCTGGAACCGCACCACCGCCGCGCGGCTGATCGAGCGTTACCAGGTTACCGGCTGGACCAACATTGTCACCATGGCGGTGGATTTCCTGTCCAACCCGGACATCGGCCAGTACGACCTCACCAGCCTCAACACCATCGGCGGTGGTGGTGCGGCCATGCCGGAATCGGTGGCGGCCAAGCTCAAGACCATGACCGGCCTGGACTACATCGAGGGTTACGGCCTGTCGGAAACCATGGCGGCCACGCACATCAATCCGTCGAACCACCCCAAGCCCCAGTGCCTGGGTATTCCGGTGTTTGATGTGGACAGCCGCATCATTGATGTGGAAACCCTGGAAGAGAAAGGCCCGGGCGAAGTGGGGGAAATTGTCTCCAACGGTCCCCAGGTGACTCTGGGCTACTGGAACCGTCCGGCGGAAACCGAACTCGCCTTCGTGGAGCTCGATGGCAAGCGTTTCTTCCGTACCGGCGATCTCGCCTACTACGACGAAGAGGGTTATTTCTTCATGGTGGATCGGGTCAAGCGGATGATCAACGCCTCGGGCTACAAGGTCTGGCCCTCGGAAGTGGAAGGGCTGATGTACCGGCACCCGGGCATTCACGAGGTGTGCATCATTTCCTCGCCGCACCCCAAGCGAGGGGAGACCGTCAAGGCCTGCATCGTGCTCACGCCTGAGGCCGACGGTACAACGAGTGAGGCGGATATTATCAGCTGGTGCAAGGAAAATATGGCAGTCTACAAAGTACCTGAAATCATTGAGTTTGTGGATGAGCTGCCGAAGTCGCCCACGGGCAAGCTGATGTGGCGGGCGTTACAGGAAGAGGAGTGGAAGGCCAAGGGCTGA
- a CDS encoding branched-chain amino acid ABC transporter permease: protein MSLFLQQIINGLTLGSIYGLVALGLTLVYGILHIPNFAHGALYMVGAFMSYFFMVDLGAHYWVAMAGSAVVVAILAVLCERLVFHPLRNSPPIHDKIAAIGILLFLEAVVQMFWGSDFRRMSSPFGGILNFDGLIIPEQRLLIIAGAFVLVVALQLFLRKTMTGATIIAMAQCRDGAFLVGIDANRVAMMTFAISGMLAAFAATLYAPINLVYPAMGHLVIMKAFVIIILGGMGSVPGAIVGGMIIGFAEALGGFYISTSYKDIIAFGLLVLILSIRPQGLFAKGAH, encoded by the coding sequence TTGAGCCTTTTCTTGCAGCAAATCATCAACGGATTGACCCTTGGCAGTATCTACGGTCTCGTAGCCCTGGGTCTGACCCTGGTCTACGGCATACTCCATATCCCCAACTTCGCCCACGGCGCCCTGTATATGGTCGGGGCTTTCATGTCCTACTTTTTCATGGTGGACCTGGGTGCCCATTACTGGGTTGCCATGGCCGGTTCGGCTGTGGTGGTCGCCATCCTCGCCGTGCTGTGTGAGCGCCTGGTGTTCCATCCCCTGCGCAACTCTCCGCCGATCCACGACAAGATCGCCGCCATCGGCATCCTGCTGTTTCTGGAAGCGGTGGTGCAGATGTTCTGGGGCTCGGATTTCCGCCGCATGTCATCGCCCTTCGGCGGCATCCTGAATTTCGACGGGTTGATCATTCCGGAGCAGCGTCTGCTGATCATTGCCGGTGCCTTCGTGCTGGTGGTGGCACTGCAACTGTTCCTGCGCAAGACCATGACCGGTGCAACGATCATTGCCATGGCCCAGTGCCGCGACGGCGCCTTTCTGGTGGGTATTGATGCCAACCGGGTGGCGATGATGACCTTTGCCATCTCCGGCATGCTGGCAGCGTTTGCCGCTACTCTCTACGCACCCATCAACCTGGTGTACCCCGCCATGGGGCACCTGGTGATCATGAAGGCCTTTGTCATCATCATCCTTGGTGGCATGGGCAGCGTTCCCGGGGCCATCGTCGGGGGCATGATTATCGGCTTTGCCGAGGCGCTGGGTGGCTTTTACATCTCCACTTCCTACAAGGACATCATCGCCTTCGGCCTGCTGGTGCTGATCCTGTCCATCCGTCCACAGGGCCTGTTCGCGAAGGGGGCGCACTGA